ACCCCTCCAAGAGGATTCCCCGGCGAGTCTCCATAAGATAGATGCTCATATCCCTGCTCCCGCAAATAAGCACCCACTGCTTTAAACACTGTCGGATGAGTCGTCACTGCCCGATCGGGCTCTGCCTTGGCCAGCAGATTAGGTTTCAGCAGGATTCGCTCTTCCTTACCAAATATGCTCTCGATGCCGCCGAGAAGTCGAATGCCCTCACAGATAGCTGCATCTACCCCGTCCTGCCAATATTCCGGACAGACCATCAACACCACATCACTGACTCTAGATTCCTTTATCTTCTTCCCAGTTGCGCCCCTGTATTGATGGATACTCAAAGTTCTCCTTCTGTTCATTTTTACCAGTCCTCTTTTCTGCCCCTAGGGCAATATTCACCGATTCAAGATGCCACCTGCAAGTATGGTTATTTACTGGACTCGCTCTAACTTTCCACCGCATCTGCATCGATATCTGGATGGATGTTTTACTACACTGGACATTCGGCTGCGGGAAATCCGGCTGCCACAATTCTTGCAAAGCAAAATATACGTTTCCTTTAAAGGTGGTCTTTTCAGTTGAGGATCTTCCTGAATGCCTAAATTCTCCGCCGTATCGGTCCTCTTAATATGATATCCATAATTTTTGTTCATGCAGGCAGCATATTTCTTCCACAGGGCTCCATGATTGTCACAGTTGGGACAGGTATGCAGGACTTCGTGTGCCAAGGTCTGCTTGATAGCCTTTTCTCCACAGTCCAGCAATCGATAGGACAATTCAATTTCAAAGCTCTCCTGCCGTCCCTTTGTAATCTTTTTGCAGCAGCCAAAGCGACTCTTAGCTCGTCGATTAATCGTAATCTTGTCTTTTATTTTATTAGAAACTGGGATTTCTAACGCCCTAGCTTCCTGCAAAACGCTTTTATATAGGTTATCGATGTATTCCATGCTTCATTTTTCCATTTCTCTTAGGCCAGTCGATAGCTAAAAAGCCAAAAGTGCCTTCACACCCTTGGCTTTATTCTTCTTCCTTAAATGTATACGGTAAAAAGTCAATCATCTCTTCCTCTGAATAGCCCAAGCTACGCATCTGCCGAATGAAATCCTCAGTAATACCCCTAGCTTCCTTATAACGAATACTCTCAATAAGCAGCTTGTTGGTGGTTACAAATCGACCTGCCGTCCGCTCTGCATGGAGCAGCTCTTCCCGTTCCAACTCTGACAAGGCCTTCTGCATGGTGTTGGGGTTAACGCTAAACCGGGCTGCTAAATCTCTTACCGAAGACATCTTGGCGCCTGGTTCCAAAGACCCTGATATAATATCGTGTTTAATTCGCTCCATCAGCTGTAAATAAATTGGTATGCTTTCATTGAATTGCACCTCTGCCATCTTCACTAAAATATCACCTCCCTCTTTGCTATATGGGTTTTCTTTCATCTTTATTAGCACCCTTTACCTCTAGTGCTCTTCCGAATTCTTTTTAAAGAACTCTGGGTCAGAAAAAAGTTTGACCAACTCGCTAGGTTGAATCCCTAACCTTTCTAAATTTGAAATAAAGTCATCTGTTATCTTTCTGGCTTCCTTATAGCGAATACTTTTTATCAGCAGCTTATTTTCCGTTACATACTTCCCGGCAGTGCGATTGGACCGCAACAGCCCTTCTTTCTCTAAACGAGCCAATGCCCGTTGAACGGTATTAGGATTCGCTTCATATTTTTTAGCCAGTTCTTTAATGGAATCCATCTTTTGATCTGGCTCCAGAGCCCCCGAAACAATATCACGCCGAATGCCCTGCATGATTCTCATATAAGTAGGTGTGGCGGTTTCCAAATCCCTCTTCCTCCTCATCCCATTATTTATCTATCCTTGATAAACTTTCTGGCCCCCCTGAACGGTCTGCAATCGATCTATTTCCGTTGTGTCACGTTGATAATACAATAATACAGCAATTTCTATTTGTCAATCCCCAAAATGCCCCATTATGTAAAATTATGTATTTTTTATCCCTAATTGTACTATTTCATTAATACATCAATTTAATTGATTTTTTTCTTTTATCGCTGTTTCTTTTTAAAATTGTCCCTATTTATGTTTATTTGTATTATATAAATAGTACAAATATATTTTTCTAATTTTTATAAACCCCTCATTTTTCAATAGGATACCTTAACTCATTAATTATAATTTTAAAGTTAACTCCAGTACCCTTTTAAAATGTAACTGGGTCTCTTTGCGTTAAAAAAATTAAGATTCTTATACTTTACGTGGAAATCCAAATTTTAAATCGGCGATTTAAGGCCTATTTTTATAAAATTCCTTGCCTTACCCCCTTTTCATTTTCGCTTCTTTTTCTCTTTTTCGAGTTCTGAGCTCTTTTTTTGTCATATTGTATGATTTGTTTAATACAAGTTTGTCCTATTTTTATATTTTACGAAACTTTCTTGCGAATTTTATGTACTATTGTATTATGTTTAAAATACAATTTTCATTTCAAATTTTGACAAAATCGTTTAAATTTCAGGATTTGTATACTTAACTTTTCCTTTTATTCCAGATTTATATTAAAAAATAAAAATATTTTGTCGTCTCCTGCTGTCGACGTATTTTTCTTTGTATAAAAAAATTTTCTTCTCTATACAACAAAACAAAACCTCTATTTTAAGTTTTAAAGGCTACTTACATAATATGTAAGTATTTTTGCTGGATTTACAAGAGTATTCTTCAACATTTTTTGATCGTTTTTTCAACCTATCGGTGTAAATTTCTATTATTTGGTATTTTTCTTAAATTTAGCTCTTTTTATTGTATTACAATTATAATACAACGTAACAGTTGAAGCTTCTTCTCTATCTTCTAAACAGTAAAAAGATTCAAACTGACTTTTACATGAAACAAATGCCGATTTTTTCTTCAATGCTTGTTTTTCAAAGGTTTCGTGCAATTTATAATTTTGGTATGCACTGATATAGAGTAAACCTTAAATAATTTTTAGGTTTTTTGAGCCAAAACTTTAAGTAAAATTTTCGGCTGAACATAAAACGACTCTAATTTAATGCTTAATCTTTTAAAAAGTTGGCCGAGTACTTTTTATAAACCGCTTTTTAGAAAAATTAGAATGAAGTTAGAAAAAAGATGATTGAAAATAGTCCATTGATAAAGTGAGGTTAATTTGTAATTTCATCATTAAAAAGAACCATCATTTATGTTTACTTACCAGTTAATTGGCAAGTGATAGGATACACAGATTAAGGAGGAAAATGAATTTACATTTTTTAAAATCTTGCCAGGAATAAAAATTTAAAATCAAGCCTCCCTTTTATATAATATAAAAGGGATACAAATGACCAGAAAAAAGACAAAAAAAGCAGAGGCCTAAAATAGCTGTTTAAGCAATTTTAGGCCTCTGTTAGAACATTTATACGATTTGCGATATATCTCAGTCTTGCTAGGCCATTTGATGGCTTTGTCTTTATTCGTAGCGCAGAGCTTCGATTGGATCCAGACTGGCGGCTTTCCGAGCTGGGAATATTCCGAAGAAAATACCCACGAAAGCGGAAAAGGCCACAGCCACTACGATAACCATCGGATTAATCACTACGCTGATACCCGCAACAGACATGCCGATAGCTGCGATGCCGATACCAATGCCCGTACCAATCATTCCGCCGATAACAGACAAGATCATCGCCTCTATAAGAAACTGAGTCAGAATATCTTTGGTCTGGGCGCCTAGAGATTTACGAATACCAATCTCCCGAGTCCGTTCCGTAACGGAAACCAGCATAATATTCATAATACCAATTCCGCCTACCAGAAGAGAAATCGCAGCAATTGCCCCAATGGCGATTGACAGCGTCCCCAATATGGTATTGATGGTGCCTAGCTGAGATTCTGCCGTGTCTGCACGGTAAAACCCATCTTGCACCTTTTTTATCTTGGTCAGATAAGCAGCAAACTCTTCTGCTTGAGCACTTTGATCCAAATTCTCATCCGCATAAATATCAATGTACGAAGCTCCCTCATCTGGATTAAGACCCAAGGTATAAGGAATATAAGCAGAATAGTTTCCAGAGTTGTTCAGTCCAGAAAATACAGAAGCTTCCTGCTTATAGACTCCTACCACTGTTAAATCCACATTATTTCCTAGAATAGTGACAGGAATGGTCTGGCCAACTGCATCCTCTTTATTGAAAAAGTATTTAGCGGCTTTCTCCTCAATGACGATGACTTCCTTTCGGGCAGCCACGTCACTCTTGTTGATACTCCGGCCATGAATAAGGATATTCTTTACGTCAAAGTTAAAATAGTCTGCGTCAATGCCGCTCATCTCAAATTTACCCTTCAACCTGCCGATTTTTGCTTCGCTGGAAGCACTAGATCCCAGAACGGAGTACTTTATTTTATCGGGGAAACGAGCTCTTAGTGCTTCCAAATCATCTTTATAAAAGAAATCCCTGGCATCAATGCCGTCCTCTGTCATCTCCCAGTTAACCATGATGTACATATTGGCATTGTAGCCTTCAAACTCTTTGCTGACAGCACCCTTGGCACTGTCTCCGATGGAAGTGATGGCGATAACTGAGCTGATACCGATAATGATGCCCAGCATGGTTAGGAAGGAACGCATTTTATTTACTCGAATGGCGGAAAGTGCCAATTTAATGTTCTCTATAAGGAGCATGTCTCCACCTCCTCTTCGTTTTTAGGCACATTAGCTTCTTCTCTGGCTTTCACTGCCTCTTTTAGCTTCCGCTGCGCTTCACCATTCTTTGTCCAGTTGTCACTGATAATCTGACCGTCCTTAAAGGTAATCACTCGATCAGTAAACTCTGCTATATCCGGTTCATGGGTAACAATAATAACGGTGTTTCCGTTTTCCCGATTCAACTTAGTAAACAACTCCATAATCTCCACGGAGGAGCGAGAGTCCAGATTTCCGGTCGGCTCGTCTGCCAGAATAATAGGTGGCTGATTGGCCAAGGCTCTGGCAATGGCTACCCGCTGCCGCTGCCCTCCAGACAGCTCATTTGGCATATGCTCCGCTCTAGTTCCAAGTCCAACGCTTTCCAGCAGCTCAAAGGCTCTCTTTTTTCTAGCCCCGGCCCCTAACTTTGCATAAATCATCGGTAATTCCACATTTTTTAAGGCACTGGTCCTGGATATGAGATTAAAGGATTGAAACACAAAACCAATCTTTTTATTTCGTATATAGGATAGTTCCTTGTCATTCTTTCCACTGATATTGATGCCTTCCAGCATATATTCTCCACCGCTCGGTCGGTCCAGGCACCCCAATATATTCATTAAGGTCGATTTACCTGATCCAGAAGTGCCCATGATGGCTACAAACTCCCCTTTCTCAATGGCAAGGTCGATACCCTTTAGAGCCTGTACCTCAATGCTCCCGTTTTTGTAGGTCTTAATCAGACCGCATATATTGATTAATTCACTGCTCATATTATCCCTGCTTTCTTTTACATGGCGTTTGGATCGGAAACAGTGACTTCCATGCCGTCAGTCAAATCGTAATTAGGCGATAATACTACCTGATCACCTACTTTAATTTTATCGGTAATAATCTCGCTGTCGAAGTCTCCTTCAATACCCAGTTCTACTGGAACTTTTTGAAGCTTACTCTTTTTTATGACAAACACGTAATCAGCCCCATCGTTAACATCTTCAAGGATAGCATCTACTGGAACTGCCAGCGTATCTGTTTTTTCATGAATGAGAATCTCAGCCTTTGCCGTTACACCCGCTATTAGCTTTCCTTCGCTGTCTTTAATATCGATGTCTACCGGGATGACCTTTTCACTGGTAGTACCATCTTTCGTTTCACCAGAAGGCGCTATTTTTGCCACGATGCCCGTAGCCGTTCCTTCGCCCAGCACGTCGGCTGTGATGGTAACCTTTTGTCCCACTTGAATTTTACTAATGTCGTATTCACTGACCTTTACTTTCAACTGCAGGTGCTGTAAATCTTCGATAACAAACATGGATTTATTGTCTGTGGTGTCGTTAGAATTGCTGCCTACGGTGACATTTACTCGCGTTACCGTTCCGTCTATCGGGCTGGTAATATTTACTTTATCAAAGTCATAAGTTCCTAGAGACAGTACATCCGAATCATAAGCGGCCTTGGCTACCAGGTAGTCGTTTTCCGCCAGTGCTCCCTGTTCATACAGTAGCTTAGCATCTTCATATTTACGTTTTGATTCGGCAACTGTAATCTGTGCCTTCGCATATTGTTCATTTAAATCTCCGCTGTCCAAGGTAGCCAGCAACTGACCTTTCTTGACCCGATCTCCTTCGTCTACGTAGACAGCTTTAACCTCTGCGGCTTGAGTAGACTGAATTTCAGCTTTTTCCGAGCCTTCTACATTACCCTTTATGGAAACCACTTCTCGCAAAGTAGTCTGTTTTGCTTCGCCTGCCGTTACCGGATAGCCGGTCGTCTTAGCTTTGCCCATATTTTGTGTGAAAAAGCAGGCCACAGCTATTACTACAAAAATAACTACTGGAATAATAATCCATTTTTTCTTGAATTTTTTCTTTTCATCTTTTGCCATTTATTCAATCCCCTTCTGTACATACACGTAAAATTTAATGCGTTAATCGATGCTCCCTTGCGAAAACAGCGCACTATCTACAGCATTAATTATACAGTAAAATTCTTCTCTCATATATTAATTCTTTCTTAACAATCGCCTCTTTCTGCCCTTATCCCCTATGCTATTCTATTATTTTCCTCGTTTTTCGACTATTATTTGCTTGTTAACACGCAAATTTAGATAAAATTTCTATTAAAAGTTTCAACAAAATCAATCAAAATATTTTCAGAAAATACTTGCAATTCTAAAAACTTATGTTATAATAAAGATACAACACAAGCAAAAGGTACTAAATCTACTATAGATTCCATTCATTGGAAACCTAAGCTATTTTAGAAGTTGGTATCGATAGAAAGGGGTGAGTCCACCAGAAATGCAAACTGAACAGAAGTAGCACCGTTTACTGTACAAGCGTTTGAGAGATTGTAAACGGTGCTACTTCTATTTTTTGTCTTATTAAGATATAAAGGCTATCGGCTTATCCTGTGAAAGGCTATGAAATATCAACTATTGTTATCCTATATGCAACAAAATATAGGATAGCACCGCCAAGTTACAACAAAGTGCTGCTGGCAGTAAAATTTTAAATTTTCTTTTTCGTGTCTTATGGTGAAAGATCTGCCCGCCCATTACACTTCCAACTCCTCCCATGGCAAAAGCCGTTATTAGAAGAGTCGTTTCACTTATTCGCCATTTGTCATGCTGCGCTTTATACTTATCTATTCCCATGAGAAGAAAAGTAACAATATTCCAAAGAGCATAGATGATTAAGAGACTATATAGCATAAATAAATTCGCCTTTCTATTTTATCTTTATGGCTAACTTGTTTCCTACCTTTAAAAATATTATCGGGTAGTAGTTTTATGTCAATTATATAATTGCTATATGTTTCACGTGAAACATATAGCTGAATATGAAGAATCGCATTCATATATAACTATAAATGCGATTCTTTTTCTTTATTTTACATTTCTTAAAAACTCAATCAACCGCTCCAGGTCTTCACGAGTATAATACTCAATTTCAATTTTCCCTTTGTTACCAGTATGCCTCAAGCTGACTTTTGTGCCCAGTACCTCTTTTAGTTCCTCTTCTACCTTTAGTACATCTGGTGACTTTATTCTTTTTTCACTTTGTTTTTTAATTTTAGGCTCACCGATGCTCTTAACTAGGTTCTCTACTTCCCTAACAGAAAGCCCTTCTTCTACAGCTTTATCTGCTACAGCTACTTGCAGGGTTTCATCTTCGATACCGGCAATAGCTCTGGCATGACCGTTTGTCAACCGTCCTTCTAATACATAGGCTCTAACTTCAAAAGGAAGTTTTAAAAGCCGTAGGGCATTGGTTATGTAAGGTCGACTCTTGCCT
The genomic region above belongs to Aminipila butyrica and contains:
- a CDS encoding ABC transporter ATP-binding protein, coding for MSSELINICGLIKTYKNGSIEVQALKGIDLAIEKGEFVAIMGTSGSGKSTLMNILGCLDRPSGGEYMLEGINISGKNDKELSYIRNKKIGFVFQSFNLISRTSALKNVELPMIYAKLGAGARKKRAFELLESVGLGTRAEHMPNELSGGQRQRVAIARALANQPPIILADEPTGNLDSRSSVEIMELFTKLNRENGNTVIIVTHEPDIAEFTDRVITFKDGQIISDNWTKNGEAQRKLKEAVKAREEANVPKNEEEVETCSL
- a CDS encoding efflux RND transporter periplasmic adaptor subunit, with the protein product MAKDEKKKFKKKWIIIPVVIFVVIAVACFFTQNMGKAKTTGYPVTAGEAKQTTLREVVSIKGNVEGSEKAEIQSTQAAEVKAVYVDEGDRVKKGQLLATLDSGDLNEQYAKAQITVAESKRKYEDAKLLYEQGALAENDYLVAKAAYDSDVLSLGTYDFDKVNITSPIDGTVTRVNVTVGSNSNDTTDNKSMFVIEDLQHLQLKVKVSEYDISKIQVGQKVTITADVLGEGTATGIVAKIAPSGETKDGTTSEKVIPVDIDIKDSEGKLIAGVTAKAEILIHEKTDTLAVPVDAILEDVNDGADYVFVIKKSKLQKVPVELGIEGDFDSEIITDKIKVGDQVVLSPNYDLTDGMEVTVSDPNAM
- a CDS encoding ABC transporter permease translates to MLLIENIKLALSAIRVNKMRSFLTMLGIIIGISSVIAITSIGDSAKGAVSKEFEGYNANMYIMVNWEMTEDGIDARDFFYKDDLEALRARFPDKIKYSVLGSSASSEAKIGRLKGKFEMSGIDADYFNFDVKNILIHGRSINKSDVAARKEVIVIEEKAAKYFFNKEDAVGQTIPVTILGNNVDLTVVGVYKQEASVFSGLNNSGNYSAYIPYTLGLNPDEGASYIDIYADENLDQSAQAEEFAAYLTKIKKVQDGFYRADTAESQLGTINTILGTLSIAIGAIAAISLLVGGIGIMNIMLVSVTERTREIGIRKSLGAQTKDILTQFLIEAMILSVIGGMIGTGIGIGIAAIGMSVAGISVVINPMVIVVAVAFSAFVGIFFGIFPARKAASLDPIEALRYE
- a CDS encoding DUF1294 domain-containing protein gives rise to the protein MLYSLLIIYALWNIVTFLLMGIDKYKAQHDKWRISETTLLITAFAMGGVGSVMGGQIFHHKTRKRKFKILLPAALCCNLAVLSYILLHIG
- a CDS encoding GntR family transcriptional regulator — protein: MKENPYSKEGGDILVKMAEVQFNESIPIYLQLMERIKHDIISGSLEPGAKMSSVRDLAARFSVNPNTMQKALSELEREELLHAERTAGRFVTTNKLLIESIRYKEARGITEDFIRQMRSLGYSEEEMIDFLPYTFKEEE
- a CDS encoding SprT-like domain-containing protein, which gives rise to MEYIDNLYKSVLQEARALEIPVSNKIKDKITINRRAKSRFGCCKKITKGRQESFEIELSYRLLDCGEKAIKQTLAHEVLHTCPNCDNHGALWKKYAACMNKNYGYHIKRTDTAENLGIQEDPQLKRPPLKETYILLCKNCGSRISRSRMSSVVKHPSRYRCRCGGKLERVQ
- a CDS encoding GntR family transcriptional regulator translates to METATPTYMRIMQGIRRDIVSGALEPDQKMDSIKELAKKYEANPNTVQRALARLEKEGLLRSNRTAGKYVTENKLLIKSIRYKEARKITDDFISNLERLGIQPSELVKLFSDPEFFKKNSEEH